In Pseudomonas sp. P5_109, the genomic window CCCCCGTTGGGCTGCGAAGCGGCCCCGCTTTTCTTCAGTCAAACAGTGCAATCAGGTTTTGCGACGGCTTCGCCGCCGAGCGGGAGCAAGCTCCCTCGCCACAAGGGCGGTGTTAGCTCCAGAGTTAGCGTCTGCCAATGATTCAGTGCGATGTAAGTGTTGTTGCGCCAATTGAGCCTGCCGACATTTGTGGCGAGGGGGCTTGCCCCCGTTGGGCTGCGAAGCGGCCCCGCTTTTCTTCAGTCAAACGGTGCAATCAGGTTTTGCGACGGCTTCGCCGCCGAACGGGGGCAAGCCCCCTCGCCACAGGGTCAGCGTTTGCCACAGAATCAGTGATTATTCACGCGGATCAATCTGATCCAACACCCGATTCGCCGTGATCTCCGCCAACATCACACTGTTGGAAATCCCCAGCAGGGCATTGCGCGATCCGCCGTCCAGATGATCCACCAACTGATGCACCATCACATCGACCGAGGCCAGCGTCTCGACCAGATACACCATCAGGGTTTCGGTATCGACCTTGGGGTCGACGGTAAACAGGGAGCCAGGTGTGCGTGGTGTGGCTTTGATATCTGCGGCCGAAGGGAAGGCGAGGGCAGCCTCGTCGAGATGTTTTGAATCGGGTTCATACGGGGATGCCGGATCGGCGTCCGGCGGGTTGGGGGTGACCTTGAACATGGCAACTCTCCGTCTACGAGTTAAAGCTGCACCATTCGGTTCCAAGCGAAGGGTGGCAGCTGTACGCAGGTTGGAACCCGGGAAACGGAAACCCGGCAGACCCTAAGGTCTCCCACGCACAGCCGCCATAACGAAGCACACACTCAAAGGTGTGCAGCATGGGTTATGAAGGGCATCATGCGCCGTTTATTCATCAGGGTTCCAAGCCTGGTCGCTGAATTGGCAACGACGCGGAAACGATAAAACCAGGCCCCTGGGCGCACAAGCCGGCGGATTCTGGCGTAACCGTAGGCAACGACGCAAGGTCTTGTAGCCCCCCGGAAATACCCTACAACCTTTTTAAACAAGAGCTCTTTCGGACATCAACAACCGAGTAACGCCTTTCGTGTATCGCCGTGTATCAGGGCGCTGCATCCGCATACAGCCATACAAAACCATCACTTCACGGATACAGCCCGGATACACCACTGGGGCCAAATAGACCTGTCAAAGCGAGATGCACAACGCACCTCGCCACCAGGTTCATCACCCCTTGTGGTACGACCAATAGTGGTCCAGCCACGCCATTGATCCGGAGTATCAACATGTCTCGTATCCAGTCGAACAAAACCCGTATTGGCCTGCTCGCAGTTGCACTGGTCGGCGGTATCAACTTCGCCTCCACCGCGTTCTCCGCCGAAGCCTTGCCGCAAGGCTACCAACTGGCCGCCGCAGAAAAGACCAGCGAAGGCAAATGTGGCGAAGGCAAATGCGGCGCCGAAGCCAGCGCCCAGAAGACCCAGGCCGAAGGCAAGTGCGGTGAAGGCAAATGCGGCGATGCGTCTTTCGCACGCACCGACGCCGACCACGACGGCCGCGTTTCGCTCAAGGAACTGCTGGCCGTGGCCCCCAAGGGCACAGAGGAATTCAAGGCGATGGACACCAACGGCGACGGCTTCCTGTCGGAAGGTGAGGTGTACAAGTTCCGCACCAACCAGTTCACCTCCAACGGCAAGAAAGTACCGACTGAGCTGTTCACCAAGTTGAGCCAGGCTAAAGACTGATCGGCCTTAACGAAAAAACCCCTTCCTGTGCTGTCGCGCAGGAAGGGGTTTTTGCGTGGGCATTACCGGTTTGGTTGTCAGGTGCGGAATTGCCCTGCACTTGACCACCGGTTGCATCGGATTTGATCAGCTGGCTTTGTAACCGTGACCGGCAGAGAACGGCCGATTCTGTTGAAAAAGTAGCTCCCCTGTCTGGCCTGCGGCAAAATCTCTGCATTGGCCAGCAGGGAAGCACGCAGCATGATGGGACAGTTATCGAGTGGGCAGGAACGGCTGTTTTACTCGTTCAACCTTGAAGACCACATCCCCGCCAATCACCTTCTGCGTAGCATTGATCGGTGTCTCGATCTGAGCGACTTGCGCCATTACCTCGCCGATTTTTACAGCCCAATTGGGCGTCCGTCGATTGACCCTGAGTTGATGATCCGCATGCTGATCGTGGGCTATTGCTACGGCATTCGCTCAGAGCGTCGGCTGTGCGAAGAAGCCCATTTGAACCTGGCGTATCGCTGGTTCTGCCGGTTAAGCCTTGAAGATGAAGTCCCCAATCACTCGACCTTTTCCAAAAATAGGCACGGCCGTTTTCGGGACAGCGATTTGTTTCGCTGGCTGTTCAACGAAGTGCTGCGTCGTTGCATGGACGCCGGCCTGGTCAAGGGCGAAGGCTTTGCCGTGGACGCCAGCATCATCAAAGCGGATGCCAGCCGGCAGCGCGGTGTACCGGGTGATGAACCGGTCAACTGGAACGATCCGGCCCTGAGCACCCGCGCCGTGCGTGAGTATCTTGAGGCACTCGATGAAGAGGCTCTGGCCGAAACGCTACCGAAGCGCCTATCGCTGACTGATCCTCAAGCCCGCTGGACCGCAGCTCCAGGTGGCCCAGCGTTCTACGCTTATTCCACGAATTATCTGATCGATACCGAGCACGGCGTGATCATGGACGTGGAACCCACACCGGCTCATCGAACCGCAGAAGTCGAGAGCACCAAGACGATGATCGAACGGGTCGAAGCGCAGTTCGACATCAAGCCGGAGCGCCTTATTGGCGACACCGCTTACGGCACCGCGCCGATGCTGGCCTGGATGGTGGAGGAAAAAGACATCGAGCCGCATGTGCCGGTGTGGGACAAAACCGAGCGCAAGAACAACAGTTTTTCGAGCAACGATTTCCACTGGAATGAAGAGGCTGAGGAATACCGCTGCCCGGCCGGAAACCCATTGCGCAGCGAATGGCGAGCCTTCAAAAATGAGCGTTCACACGTCACCAAAGCCAACACCATTATCTTCCGATCCCGGCAGACCGACTGCGTTGCCTGTCTGATGAAAGCCAAGTGCTGCCCGAACACTGCGTGCCGCAAGATCGCCCGCAGCGTCCATGAAGCCGCGCGCGATGTGGCTCGGCGAATCGCAGCGACACCTGGGTACGTGCGCTCTCGCCACGAACGTAAGAAGGTCGAAATGTTGTTTGCCCACCTCAAGCGCATCCTGAAATTGGATCGCCTGCGACTACGTGGCATGAGTGGCGCGACTGATGAATTCACGCTGGCCGCTGCGGTGCAGAACCTGCGACGGCTGGCCAAATTTACATCTCAAGGGCCACCTGCCACGGGATAGGTGCGCCTGCACGAAGCAAAAAACCTCAAATTAACCCAATAACAGAGCAGCAAAGGTCAACGAAGAGCCGAGAAACCACTCGATGTGGTGAGTAGGTTCTCCGATGGTGGTCGTGCCTTAGTTCAGGCCAGCTGAAAATCCGACTTTTTCAACAGAATCGGCCAAAAGCTGACGGTGGCTACAGGCAGAAATCGACCCATAGCGGACTCTGACCAGCATTTGGTTAAGGGGGGGCTTTAGCCCGTCCCATTGAGCGAAGTGAACGATTTGAACCAGTTGTTATGCATGTTTTACTAGCCGTTTCTTTAAATGATACAGGTTAGTCCCAATTGGGCGATCCTCAAGAACACCATAAATCTCATATCCATGCCGCTCATAGAACTTTTTAGCATCAACGGTTTTTAAGAATGCAACTACTGCTCCATTGTTGGCACCAATCGCTTCTGCTTTTTCCAAAAGCATAGATCCTACTTTTTTACCGCGATGAGATTCCTTAACCCAAAAGGTGTCAATTTCTAAGCCATCCCAGTAACAATTACAGCTTATTGCACCGATGTAGTCGCCTACTTCATCGTGTGCAACCACCATAAATATTTTATCTTCCGATTCTGGTGGCAGATTTGGATATTGAATTCGAAGATATTCTGAAAACCTATTATTCAGAACTGCTTTATCCTTTTCTGTTGGAGAACCCAATACATCAATCTTGATTTCCATTTTATTGCTCCTTAAATTCAACTTTTAGATGCCGAACGGCTTTTGGCATAACATCCCATGTTCATGCGTAATCCATTGAGCAATCAAAAAATCGACATTGTAAACGCGACATCAAGAAAGGTGAAAGCGACATATTACTTAGCACATGACTGACGTGTTAGCTGCGTGTCCATGGTCTGCTTTTGGCCGTTTTCTGCCTCTCGCCAAAGGCAGTACTCGACCAGTGCCAGACCTTGAGATCGTGCCGCAGATCTGCAAGAACGGACTATGCTCTGGGGGCATCAATGTCAGTTGGGCTGGGGGCTGTCTCTGCGGTATGTCGGTGCAGCAGATCCAGTTCACAACGGCAATCAATCTCCGGTGAGTCCTACAACGCCTGCATTCAAGCCATGAAGAGAAACATGACTTGGCGTTTCTGTTTTTCAGTTGACTGAGCGCGACTAAATCGTGGAGTGAACCCACCATGTCCTTGGACCATAAACTGTTTGTTGGCGTCGCACTGACATACCTGCTACTCGGCGGTTGCACCTCCCAAGTCACTGAACGCGAGCAATATTCGGGCTTCCTGTCCAGTTACAACAACCTGCAAGAAGTGACCACCGCCACGGGTGAGAAGGCAATGCGCTGGGTGAGCCCGTCGTGGAACCCGAATGCGTATGACACCATAGCGTTCAGAACGCTGGAGTTTTATCCCTCGCCCAAACCCAATGAGCAGGTCAATCAACAGACGCTGGCCGACTTGCAGGACTTCATGTCCAGAAAGGCCAAAATCGTGCTGGGACAGAAATACCAGAGGGTGTCTAACGCCGCCGCCGCACCGGCCAGGTCACGCCCCCTGATTCTGCGGGCGGCAATCACTGGCGTCAGCGCTTCGAACGAAGGTATGAAGTGGTATGAAGTGATGCCGATTGCGGCCGTTGTCGGAGCGACACAGGCAGCTACCGGTCACAGGGATCAAGACACTAATCTATTTGTTGAAGCCGAGTTCATAGACGCAAGAACCAATCAAACAATGGTCAAAGTGGTGCGTAAGGTATTCGGCAACCAGCTAGAGAACGAAAGTCAGAAAATCACCACCAAGGACTTTAAAGACGCTATTGAAAAACTGAATACCGATCTCTGGACGTTCATCCACAGCTGACCGCTAATGAACTTTCAGTTTCTCTCTCCTCTTGCGTCCTGTCAGCCGATGCGCGCCCCTGTATATGTTAAGGCGGCGATCCGACTTGCCCGCGATCACGACGACACACTGGCCGCTTCACGCCTTAACCCAACGCTGCCGACTCCAACTACTCAACCCATCAACCGCAAACACCAGCACCAACATCGCCAATATCACCGTACTCGCCTGAGCCTCCTGAAACAGACTAAGACTCACATAAAGCATCTGCCCCAACCCCCCAGCCCCAACAAAACCCAGCACACTGGCCATCCGAATATTGTTCTCCCAGCGGTACAAAATGTACGCCAGCAACTGCGGAAACAGGTTGGGCAGTGTGCCGTAGCAGAAAGCCCAAACCACATTACCGCCCTGCAAACGAATGGCTTCAGCCGGTTGCGGCGGGGTGTTTTCCAAGGCTTCGGCGAACAGTCGACCGAGCACCCCGGTGGTGTGCATCGCCAGTGCCAGGGTCCCGGCGTTTGGGCCGAGTCCGGCGGCCAGCACCATCAACGCCGCCCACACCAGTTCGGGAATGGCGCGCAGGGCGTTAAGCACAAGTCGTGATGCGCTCTGCAACGGCCAGCCGAATCGCCCGGCCGCTGGCAACGCCAGGAGCAGGCCGAACACCGCCGCGAGCAGGGTGCCCAGGGCTGACATGGCCAGGGTTTCCACGGCGCCTCGGCCGATGGCTTGCAGATGGCCGGCGCTCAGGTCCGGGCTGAGAAAACGCAGGACGTAGGCGCCCATCTGTTGCAGGTTGCCGCTGCCGGTCAGTTCGCCGAGGTCGATGCCCAGGTAGCTGAACGAGGCGACGACCGCTGCGCCGATGCACAGGATGAGCAGCAGGTTGATCAGGCGATTCATGCGAACCTCCAGCGCAGCAGGCGGCTGATCTGGTCGGCGAACAGCACCAGGACGAAAAAGGTCAGCAGCATGCTCGCCACTTCACCGCCGGCGAACATGCGCAACGACAGGTCGATCTGCTGGCCCAGGCCGCCGGCGCCGACGAAGCCCATCACCACGGAGGCGCGGATCGCGCATTCCCAGCGATACACGGTGTACGACAGCAATTCCGCCGCGACATTGGGCAGGATGCCGTAGCAGAACGCGGTCAATCGACCGCTGCCGGCTTGCAGCAGGGCGTGGGCGGGGCGCTGGTCGACCGACTCGAAGATTTCCGCGTAGACCTTGCCGAGCATGCCGCTGTAGGTGATGGCGATCGCCAGCACCCCGGCGGTCGGGCCGAGGCCGACGGCGCGCACGAACAGCAGGGCCCAGACGATTTCCGGCACGCTGCGCAGGAAGATCAGCAAGCCTCGCACCGGCCAGCGCAGCAGCCGGCCCAGGGCGCTGGGGCGACCGCCGCGCGAAGCCGCCGACAGCGACAGCGCGCGGCTGGCGAGCAGGCCGGCGGGCACGGCCAACATCAGGGCCAGGGCCATGCCGGCGGTGGCGATGGCCAGGGTCTGCAACGTGGCTTGCCAGAGTAACTCGAGGAACTCTTGGTCATGGGCGGGGGGCCAGAAGGCCGAGACGAAACGGCCCATCTCGCTTTGGCTGTCGTCCTTGAACAGCACGCCCAGGTCCAGCTCGCTGAAATGGATGCCGGGCCACAGCAGGGCAAGCGCTAACAGCGTGAGCAGCAGACGAGGAAGGGTGGCCGGGTCCCGCGTATCGCGCGTCAGCATCGGGGAATCTGCAGGCTCAAGGGCGCCACCGGAGCGGGCGGCGATTGCAGTTGCTCGTTGGCGTAGAGCCTGTCGAGCAAATCGTGGTCGACTTCGCTGGCGGGAAGGTCGAACAGGACCTGGCCGTCACGCAGACCGATGATGCGCGAGAAGTGCGTCAGGGCCAGTTCCACGGCATGCAGGCTGGCGACCAGGGTCACCTTGTGTTCCCGGGCGTGGCGGCAGAGGATCGACAGGGTGTGCCCGGCCAGGACCGGGTCCATCGCCGACACCGGCTCGTCGGCCAGCAGCACTTCGGGGGCCTGGTACAGCACTCGGGCAATGCCCACGCGCTGCAACTGGCCGCCGGACAATTGCTGGCACTGGGCGAACAGCTTGTCGCCAAGATCGAGTTTGAGCAGGGCCGCCCGCGCGCCAGGCACATCCACTGGATGCAAAAGGCTCAGCAGGCTTTTGGCAAAACCCCATTGGCCCAGTTTGCCGGCCAGCACCGCGGTGACCACGCGCTGGCGCGGTGGCAGTGGTGGCGCCTGATGCACCAGGCCGATGCGTGCGCGCAGTTGCTGACGTCGACGTGCGGAGAGGTGCCAGGCTTGTTCGCCGAGCACCTCGACCGTGCCGCTGCCGGGGCGCAGGGCGGTGGCGAGCAGGTTGAGCAGGCTCGACTTGCCGGCGCCGGACGGGCCGATGATTGCGACCTGCTCACCGGCGGTGATGTGCAGGTCGATCTCATTTAGCGCCAGCACGCCCGTGTCGTGGGTGAGGCTGACGCGGTTCAGATGCAATGTCATTTCAGCAGGTCGGCAGCGCGCGCGGCTTCCTCGATGCCCTTGTAGTTCTCAGGCTTGGTCGCGATGAAGCGGCTGGCGGCTTGCAGGTCCAGGATGGCCTTGTCTTCGGGTTTTGCCGGGTCGAGCGCGAGGAAGGCCGCCTTGATCTTCTCGGCCAGGGCCGGGTCGAGGGTGCCGCGCACGGTCCAGTTGTAGTCGAAGTAGGCCGGCGTGGTGGCGAAGACCTTGACCTTGTCGGTGTCGACCTTGCCGGCCTTGACCAGTTTTTCCCAGACGCTGGCATTGAGCACGCCGGCGTCGACTTTGCCGGCCTGGACCCAGGCGACGGTGGCGTCGTGGGCGCCGGAGTAGCCGACGCGGCTGAAGTAGGTTTCCGGCTTGATGCCGTCCTGGAGCATGAAGTAACGCGGCATCAAGCTGCCGGACGTCGACGACACCGAACCGAAGGCGAAGGACTTGCCCTTGAGGTCGGCCAGCGACTTGACGGCCGGGTCGGCGGTGATGAATTTGCTGGTGAACTGCGCATCCTGCTCACGCTGTACCAGTGGAATGGCATTGCCGGTTTTCAGGCGCGCCTGCACGAAGGTGAAGCCGCCCAGCCAGGCCATGTCGATGCGATCGGTGGCCAGCGCCTCGACCACCGCCGGGTAGTCGGACACCGGCACGAACTCGACCTTCATGCCCAGTTGCTTCTCCAGGTATTCGCCCAGCGGCTTGAACTTGCGCAGCAATTCGGTGGGGGCTTCGTCGGGAATGGCGCTGACCTTGAGGGTGTCGGCAGCCTGTGCCAGCAGGGCGGTAACGGATAGGGTCAGGCCGACGGCCAAGGCCAGGGTACGTTTGAGCATGGAAGTTCTCCGGTTCAATAGCGGAAAAATGTCGATGCGCCCCGCACACGCTAATTGCTGCACGACGCTTCG contains:
- a CDS encoding DUF6124 family protein encodes the protein MFKVTPNPPDADPASPYEPDSKHLDEAALAFPSAADIKATPRTPGSLFTVDPKVDTETLMVYLVETLASVDVMVHQLVDHLDGGSRNALLGISNSVMLAEITANRVLDQIDPRE
- a CDS encoding transposase; this encodes MMGQLSSGQERLFYSFNLEDHIPANHLLRSIDRCLDLSDLRHYLADFYSPIGRPSIDPELMIRMLIVGYCYGIRSERRLCEEAHLNLAYRWFCRLSLEDEVPNHSTFSKNRHGRFRDSDLFRWLFNEVLRRCMDAGLVKGEGFAVDASIIKADASRQRGVPGDEPVNWNDPALSTRAVREYLEALDEEALAETLPKRLSLTDPQARWTAAPGGPAFYAYSTNYLIDTEHGVIMDVEPTPAHRTAEVESTKTMIERVEAQFDIKPERLIGDTAYGTAPMLAWMVEEKDIEPHVPVWDKTERKNNSFSSNDFHWNEEAEEYRCPAGNPLRSEWRAFKNERSHVTKANTIIFRSRQTDCVACLMKAKCCPNTACRKIARSVHEAARDVARRIAATPGYVRSRHERKKVEMLFAHLKRILKLDRLRLRGMSGATDEFTLAAAVQNLRRLAKFTSQGPPATG
- a CDS encoding GNAT family N-acetyltransferase, with translation MEIKIDVLGSPTEKDKAVLNNRFSEYLRIQYPNLPPESEDKIFMVVAHDEVGDYIGAISCNCYWDGLEIDTFWVKESHRGKKVGSMLLEKAEAIGANNGAVVAFLKTVDAKKFYERHGYEIYGVLEDRPIGTNLYHLKKRLVKHA
- a CDS encoding DUF3313 domain-containing protein; the encoded protein is MSLDHKLFVGVALTYLLLGGCTSQVTEREQYSGFLSSYNNLQEVTTATGEKAMRWVSPSWNPNAYDTIAFRTLEFYPSPKPNEQVNQQTLADLQDFMSRKAKIVLGQKYQRVSNAAAAPARSRPLILRAAITGVSASNEGMKWYEVMPIAAVVGATQAATGHRDQDTNLFVEAEFIDARTNQTMVKVVRKVFGNQLENESQKITTKDFKDAIEKLNTDLWTFIHS
- the phnE gene encoding phosphonate ABC transporter, permease protein PhnE; this encodes MNRLINLLLILCIGAAVVASFSYLGIDLGELTGSGNLQQMGAYVLRFLSPDLSAGHLQAIGRGAVETLAMSALGTLLAAVFGLLLALPAAGRFGWPLQSASRLVLNALRAIPELVWAALMVLAAGLGPNAGTLALAMHTTGVLGRLFAEALENTPPQPAEAIRLQGGNVVWAFCYGTLPNLFPQLLAYILYRWENNIRMASVLGFVGAGGLGQMLYVSLSLFQEAQASTVILAMLVLVFAVDGLSSWSRQRWVKA
- a CDS encoding PhnE/PtxC family ABC transporter permease; protein product: MLTRDTRDPATLPRLLLTLLALALLWPGIHFSELDLGVLFKDDSQSEMGRFVSAFWPPAHDQEFLELLWQATLQTLAIATAGMALALMLAVPAGLLASRALSLSAASRGGRPSALGRLLRWPVRGLLIFLRSVPEIVWALLFVRAVGLGPTAGVLAIAITYSGMLGKVYAEIFESVDQRPAHALLQAGSGRLTAFCYGILPNVAAELLSYTVYRWECAIRASVVMGFVGAGGLGQQIDLSLRMFAGGEVASMLLTFFVLVLFADQISRLLRWRFA
- a CDS encoding phosphonate ABC transporter ATP-binding protein, producing MTLHLNRVSLTHDTGVLALNEIDLHITAGEQVAIIGPSGAGKSSLLNLLATALRPGSGTVEVLGEQAWHLSARRRQQLRARIGLVHQAPPLPPRQRVVTAVLAGKLGQWGFAKSLLSLLHPVDVPGARAALLKLDLGDKLFAQCQQLSGGQLQRVGIARVLYQAPEVLLADEPVSAMDPVLAGHTLSILCRHAREHKVTLVASLHAVELALTHFSRIIGLRDGQVLFDLPASEVDHDLLDRLYANEQLQSPPAPVAPLSLQIPRC
- a CDS encoding putative selenate ABC transporter substrate-binding protein, with the translated sequence MLKRTLALAVGLTLSVTALLAQAADTLKVSAIPDEAPTELLRKFKPLGEYLEKQLGMKVEFVPVSDYPAVVEALATDRIDMAWLGGFTFVQARLKTGNAIPLVQREQDAQFTSKFITADPAVKSLADLKGKSFAFGSVSSTSGSLMPRYFMLQDGIKPETYFSRVGYSGAHDATVAWVQAGKVDAGVLNASVWEKLVKAGKVDTDKVKVFATTPAYFDYNWTVRGTLDPALAEKIKAAFLALDPAKPEDKAILDLQAASRFIATKPENYKGIEEAARAADLLK